DNA sequence from the Mangifera indica cultivar Alphonso chromosome 18, CATAS_Mindica_2.1, whole genome shotgun sequence genome:
tagatTCAAATCCCTAAAGTTATAATGGTAGACGGGCTGGTCTTGGTTTAATTTTGGGCCTAGGCGTAACATAGAAACGGAGACTGATCTTTTAAACTCAACCCGATCGGGTATGATCAGACTAGGCCTTAATAATTGGGCTTGAAACgttcatattatcaaatttggGCCCACCTCAAAATTCTTGAAGTTACGTAAAGTTTTGCCGAGGCTGAGCAATGGACAACATCTTCATGAACACATTTGTGGATTCTTCCTTTTCCCCCTACCAACTTGGGTGGATATTAGGTCTCTCATCTCAATTCGGCGAGGATTGATTGTTCTTCCTGAAAAATCAGTTTGGGATTACAAAATTCGAGATTCAaatgacttgaataaaaaaatttatctattaaattattaGGCTCGAGATTGAATAAAGGTTATTCAACTCGTGGTCCAAtaggtttaaaaaatgtaatgtatgttaatttatattaatattatatttagatagagtttgttaatttgtttcaaaattgaataaatttaaaatagggcaaaggactgtttcccacccattttttacccCATTCTGAAACCTATACCCGCGACAGATCAAAAACTACTTTTCTCACCTATGATCAAATTGTcatccattttttcagttagggataggggtaaaatcgttattttaattataaaccttaaaactttaaaatttcaccatttcccccttcaggttttaaaaactaacaccttaacccatcctcaaagtttgaaaagtttagatttcatccctagggtttgcttccttctctggccaccaccgaTGTTTGACGCATTACATCGATCAATCATCTCTGACTATAAAGGACAACAAAAGACAACCCTTCGTCGCCTAGATCTAgacgatgaagcgtcgtccagatctggaagaacagacgaaggacgatgcttcTTCGTTGCGTCTAGACGATAtaacgagcgacgaaggacaaCAAAGCGTCGTCCTTAGTCTTCTGGGTGGATCTCTTCGTTGCACGGTGGTGAAGTTGAAGAACAagggtgaaactgttatttttgaaagttatggggggcagctgcgttttgaaaaatatggaaaccctaggtttgagagtgaaaatgttacttttcaaagtttaaaaactttaggtaaaggtgaaatgttagtttctaaaactatggggggtgaaaagtaataaactttataactttttaatataaacagtaaaattactattttacccttctctttaacagaaaaaatagatgacaatttggtcATAAGTAGAAAAAGTGGTTTTTGATCTATCGTGagtataagtttgagaatgggataaaaaatgggtggaaaatagtcattttccctttaaaataagtttgattGTTACATTAATAGGtgtaactaaaaataaattttttaattttttaaattgaaccttttttttatatatattttcaatagaaTTATTAGATTTCtctaattacatattttttgaaattgtttatgttgcaaaattcaattatttcacAAATtactattgtttttttttttcgattttcgtGGCCTTAAGGGGATTAGATATAAATTACAATGGTAATTTATTGAtgtttgaatttgttatttttcatttactAAGATGTTTTtgtaagtttataaaattatatgggtatttttatagtttttttaagttaaataggTAGGCCCAAATGAATTAGGGCTAATAAAAATTCTAAGACCTGAATGGGTAGACTTGAAGCttgattttaaaagttttttagactcaaatttaaataaactaaaccCAGTTCAACAGACCCAATTAATAAGCCTTGTTGATATAAATCGAGTTAAGACAAAACAtctttaaactcaagtttgactagaatatagaaaatataatagttCAAGTTCATTGAGTTAAAGTTAAGAGTGACTCGAGTTTGACTTggtctttaagtttaaaattcaaaacttgactcaagtttattatttgaattcatatattaaatttgtgaTTCGATTTCACaacttattaacaaaataatattagttttgaaaTTGCTAAACACGACTTGGATTGAGTCATGAGCAAAACTTGAACCAAATCGAGCTATTGCCTAACTTACGAGCCAAATTGAACTAAGTTTTATCTAACTTAAGTtcattttggtttgaaaaacgAGTTAATTTTCTCAGCTTAAGCTTGACTTGACTTTGAcctatataaatttaaaccgaGCAAACTTTTGAAATTGATCCAATTTGAATATTGGGTAACCTTACTATCAagctccttttctttttctttttttttttaagcaaatattTCAAGTCAAACTATGTTTAtacatgttaaaaaatataatataaataaaaaacgatatgtattttaggttatatttaaaattgttataataaaatatctatcggttttcaattttttaaaataatgataatgtaATATAAAGTATTTGAAAAGTTTcgaaattttaaagatatttataatattttttaagagcACACTTacttataacaataaaaatattttattatttcatagaaaaattaaattttccatATGCAATTCAACCTCATCAAATCAACACTCAaataaattcaagaaaacataattttttatggaTTTACACATTTGTACTCGAAaactatacaattttttttatatttttcctagACTTCCGATGCTTTATCAGGGCTTCCATTTTCATTGCTTGGCTGGTCCAATAAGCCATTAtcctttgcattttttttagACCTCAAGAGGCTTTCTCCCCAATCCCAAATATGCAGAACTATGTACGTTCCAATTCCTCCTATCAACCCATAAGCTATTGAATATGTCATCGGCATTAAAATCAATGTCACAAATGCCGGAATGGCTTGCCTCATATCGTCCCACTCGATCTCCACCACAGATCTCATCATCATAACACCAACAAGGATCAACGGTGGCCCCACTGCCCACGGAGGAATTGATGCTAATAACGGCGTAAAGAAAAACGCCAGAAAAAAATACCCTGCTACTGTTAAGGCCGTCAGACCCGTCCTTCCTCCTTCTCTTATCCCTGTTGATGATTCCAGGAAAGTCGTCACCGGAGATGTGCCGAGAAGCGAACCTACCACGATCGATGCGGCGTCTGACATAAAAGCAAAATATTGACCCTCGAAATCACCATTAACGTCTGTGAAACCGGCAAATCTGGCCATTGAATATAAGGTTCCAGTTGTATCGAGGATGTCAACGTATAAAAATGTCACCAGAGCTTCCCAGAAACTGGATTTGCCCAGACCTTTGAAACTGAGAGCTCCGGCGGTGCTCTTGATCACATGAACATCGACAActtttttgaaatattgaaacGCAGAATTTCCAGTTGGGGTATCAGGAAAGGCCGTCACTGCTGTGTTGCGGAACCAGGAGATCATTGTCACAAATACTGTACCATAAATCATGGcgccttttatatttttcaccaAGCAATACGCAATTATAACGAAGCCAACAATGGCAAGCCAGAATGTAGGACTTTCCATTCGATGATTTGTGCACATGATACCCTCAGAAACTGAACCTCCGGGTAACAAACTGATGGTTCCATTTGCAGCTGTTACAACGGGAGCTAAGGCCTTCCTGGAAGATCTTGGACAAGCAGCCAGACTGACTAGAGTTGAAGCATTGTACCCAATGAGGCCGATGCCTTGATTGTTTTGTAACCCGATGAAAGCGAGGAACAAGCCGATTCCGGCGGCGGAGGAGATTCGGACGGGTTTGGGAACGAGTTTAGCGAGTTTGGCTCGGAACCCAACTGCTGATATGAAGAGAAAGATTAAACCTTCAATGAAAATGGCTGTCAAGGCACTTCTGTATGGAACGTTACCGGAGCCATGAAACCCTACGACCGTGTAAGTGAAATAAGCGTTTGTGCCCATTCCAGGAGCTAAAGCTAAAGGCAAATTAGCGAATATTCCCATAATGAAACAACCGATAAGTGAAGAAACTACAGTGGCTACAATGAGGTCTTTGCGGGTTTTTTCAAGGCAGTCGTAGTAGCCTTTGTTAATTGGAGGGAACTTACACGAGTTATCAGGTTGGATGATCCGGTGAGTTGGTCCAGTGCAACTAGAGAGAGGGATATTAGCGTCTGAACAAAGGGGGACACAATCAGAAACGCTACATGTACCACCAGAATCGGTGAGGATGCTAGCGTTAACGGCTAGGATGTACGCCATGGTGAGAAACGTGGCCGTTCCAGCTCGTAACTC
Encoded proteins:
- the LOC123201834 gene encoding adenine/guanine permease AZG1-like, encoding MAATPPEPQEDLSLSTRLNSYVANTRVGKRFKLAERNTTFTTELRAGTATFLTMAYILAVNASILTDSGGTCSVSDCVPLCSDANIPLSSCTGPTHRIIQPDNSCKFPPINKGYYDCLEKTRKDLIVATVVSSLIGCFIMGIFANLPLALAPGMGTNAYFTYTVVGFHGSGNVPYRSALTAIFIEGLIFLFISAVGFRAKLAKLVPKPVRISSAAGIGLFLAFIGLQNNQGIGLIGYNASTLVSLAACPRSSRKALAPVVTAANGTISLLPGGSVSEGIMCTNHRMESPTFWLAIVGFVIIAYCLVKNIKGAMIYGTVFVTMISWFRNTAVTAFPDTPTGNSAFQYFKKVVDVHVIKSTAGALSFKGLGKSSFWEALVTFLYVDILDTTGTLYSMARFAGFTDVNGDFEGQYFAFMSDAASIVVGSLLGTSPVTTFLESSTGIREGGRTGLTALTVAGYFFLAFFFTPLLASIPPWAVGPPLILVGVMMMRSVVEIEWDDMRQAIPAFVTLILMPMTYSIAYGLIGGIGTYIVLHIWDWGESLLRSKKNAKDNGLLDQPSNENGSPDKASEV